A single window of Magnetococcus marinus MC-1 DNA harbors:
- a CDS encoding phage head-tail joining protein — MATVSELQVRRDKLLERLESLQTRVSHGDKTVQYDLSQAREALDLLDREIARNGGNRRVARHLRVRSNKDL; from the coding sequence ATGGCCACAGTATCCGAATTACAAGTCCGAAGAGATAAACTCCTGGAGCGTTTGGAATCTCTTCAAACTCGCGTCAGCCATGGGGATAAGACCGTACAGTATGACCTCAGCCAAGCCCGTGAAGCGTTGGATCTATTGGACCGAGAAATAGCCCGTAATGGTGGCAACCGTCGTGTCGCCCGACACCTGCGCGTGCGCAGCAATAAGGATCTCTAA
- a CDS encoding DUF1841 family protein yields MNVAARHIREGMIQAISTQIETNDPAISRTTFERLQKSGFDADEAKRLMASVLAHEMFMINQHNQPYDSNRHAALMGQLPRLPG; encoded by the coding sequence ATGAACGTTGCGGCCCGACATATACGAGAGGGAATGATCCAAGCCATTTCCACTCAAATTGAAACCAACGATCCCGCCATCTCACGGACCACCTTTGAGCGGCTGCAGAAAAGCGGTTTTGATGCAGATGAAGCCAAACGCCTCATGGCCAGCGTACTGGCTCATGAGATGTTCATGATCAACCAGCACAATCAGCCTTACGATTCGAATCGTCACGCTGCATTGATGGGCCAATTACCTCGCCTCCCGGGGTAA
- a CDS encoding phage terminase large subunit family protein, whose amino-acid sequence MALSAAQIYEDAFLQGLMPDPRLTVSEWADEHRMLSSVASGEPGPWRTDRTPYLQEVMDSLSPSSPIERVVAMFGSQLGKTECGLNWVGYVIHHAPGPMLMVQPTVEMAKRYSKQRVGPLIESSSEIRERVKPARSRDSGNTVLSKEFPGGILLMTGANSAVGLSSAPIRYLFMDEVDRFPGDADGEGDPVALAIQRTANFSNRKVLLTSTPTIKGFSRIEAAYAESDQRQFWVPCPECGEFQVLTWAQVKWPHGERKAAYYLCPHCESQLADHQKGWMLENGVWRAAAAGDGKTAGFHLSSLYSPHGWTSWGDIAVEHGLVHKDPPRLKVWINTKLGETWEEDADRVDGEGLMERREAWGALLPADVAVLTAGVDVQDDRLEIEIVGWGRDEESWSIDYRVLWGDPSSPAVWEDLDNLLRHPLGHSRQLPDMTIRAAAIDTGGHHTLKSYAFCRSRQGRRIWAIKGRGGQGVPIWPRKPSTKNKGKVPLFILGVDACKEAILSRLRIEEPGPGFLHFPMQRDGDYFKQLTAESVVTRYHKGRPIREWKKRDSDRNEALDCRVYAMAALQGLIAMGFRLNRDVEKLAEHPLKDAIAESGASQPKRIKPKRRVIQSSWM is encoded by the coding sequence ATGGCCTTGTCCGCAGCGCAGATTTACGAAGATGCATTCCTTCAGGGGCTGATGCCCGATCCGCGTCTGACGGTCTCTGAATGGGCCGATGAGCACCGTATGCTGTCATCCGTGGCCTCGGGGGAACCCGGCCCTTGGCGTACCGATCGCACCCCCTATTTGCAGGAGGTGATGGACTCTCTTTCACCCAGTTCCCCCATTGAGCGGGTGGTGGCGATGTTTGGCAGTCAGCTGGGCAAAACCGAGTGTGGCCTGAACTGGGTGGGGTATGTGATCCACCACGCACCAGGGCCCATGTTGATGGTTCAGCCCACGGTGGAGATGGCCAAACGCTACTCCAAACAGCGGGTGGGACCGCTCATCGAATCCAGCTCTGAGATCCGGGAGCGGGTGAAACCGGCCCGATCCAGAGATTCCGGAAACACGGTGCTCTCCAAGGAGTTCCCTGGCGGCATCCTTTTGATGACCGGAGCCAACAGCGCGGTTGGGCTCTCTTCCGCGCCCATCCGTTACCTGTTTATGGATGAGGTGGATCGCTTTCCGGGTGATGCCGATGGCGAAGGGGATCCGGTGGCGCTGGCCATTCAGCGCACGGCGAACTTCTCCAACCGCAAGGTGCTGCTCACCAGCACACCCACCATCAAAGGATTCAGCCGCATTGAAGCGGCCTATGCCGAGAGCGATCAGCGTCAGTTCTGGGTACCCTGCCCAGAGTGTGGTGAATTCCAGGTGCTGACATGGGCCCAGGTGAAATGGCCTCATGGTGAGCGAAAAGCGGCGTATTACCTCTGTCCACACTGTGAATCACAGCTGGCGGATCATCAAAAGGGCTGGATGCTGGAAAATGGTGTCTGGCGAGCGGCGGCAGCAGGGGATGGGAAAACTGCTGGTTTTCACCTCTCCTCCCTCTATAGCCCCCATGGTTGGACCTCCTGGGGGGACATTGCGGTGGAGCATGGTCTGGTGCACAAGGATCCGCCCCGTTTGAAAGTATGGATCAACACCAAGCTGGGTGAAACCTGGGAAGAGGATGCGGATCGTGTTGATGGCGAAGGGCTCATGGAGCGTCGAGAGGCGTGGGGTGCACTGCTCCCTGCTGATGTGGCTGTGCTCACAGCTGGTGTGGATGTGCAGGATGATCGTCTTGAAATTGAAATCGTAGGCTGGGGCCGGGATGAAGAGTCCTGGTCCATCGACTATCGGGTATTGTGGGGTGATCCCTCATCCCCAGCTGTATGGGAAGATCTGGACAACCTGCTCCGTCACCCCCTTGGTCACAGTCGGCAGTTGCCAGATATGACCATCCGGGCCGCCGCTATCGATACCGGTGGTCACCATACCCTGAAGTCCTATGCCTTCTGCCGATCCAGGCAGGGCCGAAGGATCTGGGCTATCAAGGGGCGTGGTGGTCAGGGAGTGCCCATTTGGCCCCGTAAGCCCTCCACTAAGAATAAGGGGAAGGTGCCGCTTTTCATTTTGGGTGTGGATGCCTGTAAAGAGGCGATCCTCTCCCGTCTACGCATTGAAGAGCCAGGACCGGGCTTTCTGCACTTTCCCATGCAACGGGATGGGGACTACTTCAAACAACTCACCGCTGAATCGGTGGTGACCCGTTATCACAAGGGCCGCCCCATTCGGGAGTGGAAGAAGCGGGATTCGGATCGCAACGAGGCGTTGGATTGTCGTGTCTATGCCATGGCCGCTCTGCAGGGGCTGATTGCCATGGGCTTTCGACTGAACCGGGATGTTGAAAAGCTTGCGGAACACCCGTTGAAGGATGCCATAGCCGAGTCGGGTGCCTCACAACCCAAACGCATCAAACCGAAACGACGGGTCATTCAATCGAGTTGGATGTGA
- a CDS encoding DUF3489 domain-containing protein, translated as MINLTHTQQTILKAAAQRPDGSINPLPERIKGGASVKVINALEAKGLIENVSINPPYPNWVLTSAAYQVIGQEPPALPPVENQIIDTMTEETAGEKPEETETPDDPEAGIFSRIALDHLFIDTLETRNSDSLDFHNVSFWGVQSALEAAFQAGIEAAQRKTPRSRGTRANSKQATMIEMMKRPQGATLDQITEETGWGSNTIRGAISGTLKKKLGLNVTRAKVDGITTYRITE; from the coding sequence ATGATTAACCTCACTCATACTCAACAGACCATTCTTAAAGCCGCTGCCCAGCGCCCAGACGGGTCGATCAACCCTTTACCAGAACGGATCAAAGGGGGCGCATCGGTAAAGGTGATCAACGCCCTTGAAGCCAAAGGCTTGATCGAGAACGTAAGCATCAACCCACCCTACCCCAACTGGGTCCTTACCAGCGCCGCATACCAAGTTATTGGCCAGGAGCCTCCTGCCCTACCTCCCGTCGAGAACCAGATCATCGACACCATGACTGAGGAAACAGCAGGAGAGAAGCCCGAGGAAACAGAGACCCCGGATGATCCTGAGGCTGGGATTTTCAGCAGGATCGCCCTGGATCACCTTTTTATTGACACGCTCGAGACCAGAAACTCTGACAGCCTCGACTTCCATAACGTCAGCTTCTGGGGCGTCCAGAGCGCCTTGGAAGCGGCCTTCCAGGCTGGAATTGAAGCAGCACAACGCAAAACGCCCCGATCCAGAGGGACCAGGGCGAATTCCAAGCAGGCCACCATGATCGAGATGATGAAGCGCCCCCAAGGAGCTACCTTGGATCAAATCACTGAAGAGACTGGATGGGGTTCCAACACAATTAGGGGCGCGATCTCCGGCACTCTGAAGAAAAAGCTGGGGCTCAACGTCACCCGCGCAAAGGTCGATGGAATCACCACCTACCGCATCACGGAATAA
- a CDS encoding site-specific DNA-methyltransferase — MNEIPAMAERIELWPTDRLLPYAGNARTHSDEQVAKVAASMVEFGFTNPILVDGKDGIIAGHCRLSAAQRIGLTQVPVVVLDHLSDAQRRAYILADNRLALDGGWDESILAAELARLQEDEFNLSLVGFTDEEMRDLLDGFADDMDGDGSGTAAGADEVVPEPPANPVSKTGDLWILGEHRLLCGSSLNPEDVIRLMNGERAILFATDPPYLVDYDGTNHPGSKESRKRESLNKDWSDSYGVTWDDSSQGPELYEGFIRSAIDHAIEPNAAWYCWHASKRQAMLEAVWEKMGAFQHQQIIWNKEKGVLTRSKYLWKHEPCLMGWIKGNMPPKINGAEFLSTVWDIRGLSGEERPDHPTPKPLDCFAIPMRQHVERGGLCYEPFSGSGSQIMAGEMTGRRVHAMEISPVYVDVAVKRFIQATGKIVYLDGSGGKSFEDVALERGIDLEAEPPG, encoded by the coding sequence ATGAATGAGATCCCTGCCATGGCCGAACGGATTGAACTGTGGCCAACGGATCGGCTGTTGCCCTATGCGGGCAACGCCCGTACCCACAGTGATGAGCAGGTCGCCAAAGTGGCGGCCAGCATGGTGGAGTTTGGCTTTACCAACCCCATCCTGGTGGACGGTAAGGATGGCATCATTGCCGGTCACTGCCGTCTCTCTGCCGCCCAGCGCATTGGCCTGACACAGGTGCCGGTGGTGGTTCTGGACCATCTCTCCGATGCTCAGCGCCGTGCCTATATCCTGGCGGACAATAGGCTGGCGCTGGATGGTGGCTGGGATGAGTCGATCCTGGCGGCAGAGCTTGCTCGGCTTCAGGAGGATGAATTCAATCTCTCCCTGGTGGGATTCACCGATGAAGAGATGCGGGACCTGCTGGACGGCTTTGCAGATGATATGGATGGTGATGGCAGTGGGACTGCTGCGGGGGCCGATGAGGTGGTTCCTGAGCCTCCAGCCAACCCAGTTTCCAAAACCGGTGATCTGTGGATCCTTGGGGAGCATCGCCTCCTATGCGGTAGCAGCCTCAATCCCGAGGATGTGATTCGGTTGATGAACGGTGAGCGGGCCATCCTCTTCGCCACGGATCCTCCCTATCTGGTGGATTACGATGGTACCAATCATCCCGGTTCCAAAGAGAGCCGTAAGCGGGAATCCCTCAATAAGGACTGGTCGGATAGCTACGGCGTGACTTGGGATGACTCCTCCCAAGGGCCTGAGCTCTATGAGGGGTTTATCCGTTCCGCTATCGACCATGCCATTGAGCCCAACGCGGCTTGGTACTGCTGGCATGCCTCCAAACGGCAGGCGATGCTGGAAGCGGTATGGGAAAAAATGGGGGCCTTTCAGCACCAGCAGATCATCTGGAACAAGGAGAAAGGTGTCCTCACCCGCTCCAAGTACCTGTGGAAGCACGAGCCCTGCTTGATGGGCTGGATCAAGGGCAACATGCCGCCCAAGATCAACGGCGCCGAGTTCCTTTCCACCGTCTGGGACATTCGTGGGCTCTCCGGTGAGGAGCGACCTGACCATCCCACGCCCAAACCACTGGACTGTTTCGCCATTCCCATGCGTCAGCATGTGGAACGAGGCGGCCTCTGCTACGAGCCCTTCAGCGGATCTGGTTCCCAGATCATGGCCGGGGAGATGACAGGGCGGCGGGTGCATGCCATGGAGATCTCACCGGTCTATGTGGATGTGGCGGTAAAGCGATTCATTCAAGCCACGGGGAAGATTGTTTATTTGGATGGTTCCGGCGGGAAAAGTTTTGAGGATGTAGCCTTGGAACGGGGTATTGATCTGGAAGCAGAACCGCCCGGCTGA
- a CDS encoding IS630 family transposase, protein MAKHTSPLDLTSKQREALEGLLRASKTPQSLIPRIQIVMHSADGLSPPEVAKTLGVSRPTVYRWRARFQELGVDGLADAPRSGQPRKLTQGQIQAVLQATVERIPRESTHWSVRLMAEYADLTTWQVRQIWQAAGLKPHRLKTFKISNDPNFAEKVIDVVGLYMNPPHNALILSVDEKTQIQALDRTQPQLPMKPGQIERRTHDYKRNGTTNLYAAFNILTGEVMGRTTKRHRSKEFLDFLRQIDRSTPKELDLHLILDNSSTHKTQEVRQWLEARPRFKLHFTPTSASWLNAVESWFSSLERRAIHRGVFTSVEDLRREIHRIINEHNALSAKPFRWTQSAEVILEAVNRAKQL, encoded by the coding sequence ATGGCTAAACACACTTCTCCACTCGACCTGACCAGCAAGCAACGTGAAGCCCTTGAGGGGCTGCTTCGTGCCTCTAAGACACCGCAAAGTCTGATCCCCCGCATTCAGATCGTTATGCACAGCGCGGATGGCCTGTCACCACCCGAGGTGGCGAAGACTCTGGGTGTCAGCCGTCCCACCGTGTACCGCTGGCGCGCACGTTTCCAGGAACTGGGGGTGGACGGCCTGGCCGATGCGCCGCGCTCTGGTCAGCCCAGGAAACTGACCCAAGGCCAGATCCAAGCGGTGCTCCAAGCAACGGTGGAGAGGATTCCCCGCGAATCCACCCACTGGAGCGTGCGACTCATGGCCGAGTACGCCGACCTCACCACTTGGCAGGTCCGTCAGATCTGGCAGGCCGCCGGGCTTAAGCCCCACCGCCTCAAGACCTTCAAGATCAGCAACGATCCCAACTTCGCCGAGAAGGTAATCGACGTGGTGGGCCTGTACATGAATCCACCGCATAATGCCCTGATCCTTTCCGTAGACGAAAAAACCCAGATCCAGGCCCTGGACCGCACGCAGCCCCAGCTACCGATGAAGCCCGGCCAGATCGAGCGCCGCACCCACGACTACAAGCGTAACGGAACCACCAACCTCTACGCCGCGTTCAACATCCTCACCGGCGAGGTAATGGGGCGCACCACCAAACGCCACCGGAGCAAGGAGTTTCTGGATTTCCTACGCCAGATCGACCGCTCCACTCCAAAGGAACTGGACCTACATCTGATCTTGGACAATTCCAGCACCCACAAAACCCAGGAGGTCCGACAATGGCTGGAGGCCAGGCCCCGCTTCAAGCTGCACTTCACTCCCACCAGCGCCTCTTGGCTCAACGCCGTGGAAAGCTGGTTCTCATCCCTGGAGCGCCGCGCAATCCACCGAGGCGTCTTCACCAGCGTCGAGGACCTGCGCCGGGAGATCCACCGCATCATCAATGAGCACAACGCCCTCTCAGCCAAACCATTCCGCTGGACCCAAAGTGCAGAAGTTATCCTGGAGGCGGTCAACAGGGCTAAACAACTGTAA
- a CDS encoding glycosyltransferase, producing the protein MNGLKEPTVLENLYQTNHGRKAALCYITLPFANPNLGPTHPSLQTAMTMARIMADKGFDIDVLHHMFVGDWDLSRYQVLLGFGYPFERSFNKPFAGKRIYFATGAATCQRNVAELERIQAFQRRHGVLYPPRRLKPYPDYASSMLSDAIFCTGNGWTMQTYRAHFNGPIFRTPTHAHFTPNQQVLPRDYTQARTHFLWIGGAGLLLKGLDLCIEAFLNQEHVTLHVCCPMEERFLAVYAEALKTTNRIKLYGFMDLASPAFAQLLAQCGYVLFPSASEAGASSCLDAMAHGLVPVVTEQASVDVQGAGFILPDTSVQTIATHVGHLANLDPNHLQMRAQASFEKVNKHHRLEHFSQAFAQAWDAVVRPDM; encoded by the coding sequence ATGAACGGACTTAAAGAGCCAACAGTTCTGGAAAATCTCTATCAAACCAATCATGGTCGCAAAGCCGCACTTTGCTACATCACCCTGCCTTTTGCCAATCCCAACTTGGGGCCCACGCATCCGAGTTTGCAGACCGCAATGACTATGGCCCGGATCATGGCGGATAAAGGGTTTGATATTGATGTCTTGCATCACATGTTTGTGGGTGATTGGGATCTCTCCAGGTATCAGGTCCTGTTGGGTTTTGGCTACCCTTTCGAACGCAGTTTTAACAAACCATTTGCAGGAAAACGCATCTACTTTGCCACAGGTGCCGCCACCTGCCAGCGTAACGTAGCAGAGCTTGAGCGTATTCAGGCTTTTCAACGCCGTCATGGGGTGCTCTACCCCCCCAGGCGCTTAAAGCCCTATCCCGATTATGCCTCAAGCATGCTCAGTGATGCGATCTTTTGTACCGGGAACGGGTGGACCATGCAGACCTATCGTGCACACTTTAACGGGCCTATTTTTCGTACCCCAACCCACGCTCATTTTACACCCAATCAGCAGGTGTTGCCGCGGGATTACACCCAAGCCAGAACCCATTTTTTGTGGATTGGGGGGGCAGGTTTGTTGCTCAAAGGGCTGGATCTATGTATCGAGGCCTTCTTGAACCAAGAGCATGTTACCTTGCACGTGTGTTGTCCAATGGAAGAGAGGTTCTTGGCTGTTTATGCCGAAGCATTGAAGACGACAAACCGCATTAAGTTATACGGTTTTATGGATCTTGCGTCCCCAGCCTTTGCCCAACTTCTGGCACAATGTGGCTATGTGCTCTTTCCTTCTGCCTCAGAGGCTGGTGCCAGTAGTTGCCTGGACGCTATGGCCCATGGATTGGTCCCCGTGGTCACAGAGCAAGCCAGTGTGGATGTTCAAGGCGCAGGGTTTATCCTGCCCGATACCTCCGTACAGACCATCGCCACCCATGTAGGCCATCTGGCCAATCTGGATCCAAATCATTTACAGATGCGTGCCCAGGCCAGCTTTGAGAAGGTAAACAAGCATCATCGGCTGGAGCACTTCTCCCAAGCATTTGCCCAGGCTTGGGATGCCGTGGTTAGGCCCGACATGTGA
- a CDS encoding glucosamine inositolphosphorylceramide transferase family protein — MQKQSNWSIGIFSGPDPFTLRPFHSDMPSLDASHCGADQAKFVADPFLWPHEGRWYLFYEALIKDKGVICVSSSHDLRNWHYGGIALETPSHLSYPFIFALQGNVLMIPEDLASGGVYLYVAKKFPYQWVAVAKLLDGMHADATLFHHGQHWWMLTCPTPYGNDTLQLFYSKNLLSGWEPHPSGWIRQSDPRYARPSGRVFRHQEKLYRLTQNCEPHYGHSVNAFHIQQLDQTHYVEISDPIPILKPSGRGWNRDGMHHADLHQLRPDLWIASVDGQFTLTCRA; from the coding sequence ATGCAAAAACAGAGCAACTGGTCCATTGGAATTTTTTCCGGTCCCGATCCCTTTACACTGCGACCGTTCCACTCTGACATGCCTAGTCTGGATGCCTCCCATTGCGGTGCTGACCAAGCTAAATTTGTGGCGGACCCCTTTCTGTGGCCCCATGAAGGACGCTGGTATCTGTTTTATGAAGCACTCATTAAAGACAAAGGGGTCATCTGCGTCTCAAGCAGCCATGATCTGCGCAATTGGCACTACGGTGGCATTGCTTTGGAGACCCCTAGCCACCTCTCCTACCCATTTATCTTTGCACTTCAAGGGAATGTGCTCATGATTCCCGAAGACTTAGCCTCGGGTGGTGTGTATCTCTACGTGGCCAAAAAATTTCCCTACCAGTGGGTGGCTGTGGCTAAATTGTTGGACGGCATGCACGCCGATGCCACCCTGTTTCACCATGGGCAACACTGGTGGATGTTAACCTGCCCCACGCCCTATGGAAATGATACGCTCCAGCTATTCTACTCCAAAAACTTGCTCTCCGGGTGGGAACCCCACCCCAGTGGGTGGATCCGTCAGAGTGATCCCCGCTACGCTCGACCCTCTGGACGTGTTTTTCGTCACCAGGAAAAGCTTTATCGTTTAACCCAGAATTGCGAGCCGCACTATGGGCACTCAGTAAACGCTTTTCACATCCAGCAACTGGACCAGACACACTACGTAGAGATTTCTGACCCTATTCCTATCCTGAAGCCATCAGGAAGGGGTTGGAATAGGGATGGTATGCATCATGCCGACCTTCATCAATTGCGGCCCGATCTCTGGATTGCCAGTGTAGATGGTCAATTTACCCTCACATGTCGGGCCTAA
- a CDS encoding IS4-like element ISMasp2 family transposase, with translation MNQHNREQATVPTPMIDEIKTQSFGVFGVDNAIVDFLQEIGFQAIFNRRGWSKRTGKDLPTLIMLLILHPLLKVPSIHLFCRDHFLSVFAVGKDTFYRLLQCQFPWRNAHWALIKKLLPQWRTLDLGPGYLVADTTVKEKRGDRIEGVCWHHDHNTGRSVAGFEAAHLVWVNKQGTLPLDAALRFSKRPLISNLLHILSYRFDCRSHLGRRYREAAKMSKLDQTVDMVARAIQAGIPAQYFLADAWYSSVKFVKKILDLGVVPLIRWKRNNTKFLFQGERLTSVELYTRFAKGKIRKAKGSKRFKGTFLDAEHPEIGLIRLFFVRLIDPKTGSKEWAVFLTTDRSMGLSNMIEHYANRWGIEVFYKESKQHLGFLNESVRSFEAVIACLHLAAMRHAVLSSMVAIKGSQRDQLSHNLAALTYARKLWHTFRAIFNDALGRTSILENHQKNEVIELFEQEVEAWLSKALMLDPLGSQRQILAETNCET, from the coding sequence ATGAATCAGCATAACAGGGAACAGGCTACTGTGCCTACCCCCATGATTGACGAGATCAAAACCCAATCCTTTGGAGTATTCGGCGTAGATAATGCTATCGTCGATTTTCTCCAGGAAATTGGCTTCCAGGCGATATTCAATCGGCGCGGATGGAGCAAACGAACGGGGAAGGATCTTCCGACGCTGATCATGTTACTGATCCTGCATCCTCTGCTGAAGGTGCCGTCCATTCACCTTTTTTGCCGCGATCACTTTCTGTCGGTCTTCGCGGTAGGCAAGGATACCTTCTACCGGTTGCTCCAATGCCAATTTCCATGGCGGAATGCGCATTGGGCGCTAATCAAAAAGTTACTACCCCAGTGGCGAACGCTGGATCTCGGCCCCGGCTACCTTGTTGCCGATACCACCGTCAAAGAGAAGCGTGGTGATCGTATTGAAGGTGTTTGCTGGCATCATGACCACAATACCGGCCGCTCGGTTGCAGGTTTTGAAGCAGCCCACTTGGTCTGGGTTAACAAGCAGGGAACCTTGCCACTGGATGCCGCTTTGCGTTTTTCAAAGCGGCCTCTGATCAGCAATCTGCTCCACATCCTCAGTTACCGGTTCGATTGTCGCTCACATCTTGGACGGCGTTACCGTGAGGCGGCCAAGATGTCTAAGCTTGATCAGACTGTCGACATGGTTGCCAGAGCCATTCAAGCTGGGATTCCGGCCCAGTATTTTCTCGCCGATGCTTGGTACTCATCGGTTAAGTTCGTCAAGAAAATCCTGGATCTGGGCGTGGTCCCCCTGATCCGATGGAAGCGCAACAACACCAAGTTCCTATTCCAGGGCGAGAGACTGACCAGCGTCGAACTTTACACCCGGTTTGCCAAGGGCAAAATCAGGAAAGCTAAGGGGTCCAAGCGCTTCAAAGGAACCTTCCTAGATGCAGAGCACCCCGAAATCGGCCTTATACGTCTGTTCTTCGTCCGGCTGATCGATCCGAAAACCGGCTCGAAGGAGTGGGCCGTCTTTCTGACCACAGACCGGTCAATGGGGCTGTCAAATATGATCGAGCACTACGCCAACCGCTGGGGAATCGAAGTTTTCTACAAGGAATCCAAACAGCACCTTGGTTTCCTTAATGAATCCGTCCGATCCTTCGAAGCAGTCATCGCCTGCCTACACTTAGCTGCCATGCGCCATGCTGTTCTCTCCAGCATGGTGGCGATCAAAGGCAGCCAGCGGGATCAACTCTCCCACAATCTGGCCGCTTTGACCTATGCCCGAAAGCTCTGGCATACCTTCCGCGCCATCTTCAATGATGCCCTTGGCCGAACATCCATTCTTGAAAATCACCAAAAAAACGAGGTAATTGAACTCTTTGAACAGGAGGTCGAGGCTTGGCTCAGCAAGGCATTGATGCTCGATCCCCTTGGTTCACAACGTCAAATTCTAGCCGAAACGAACTGCGAAACTTGA
- a CDS encoding DUF6362 family protein, protein MREQKWDAPAVAKRLEEAAFTMKRLPVKGLKPEEVRSAWPEVIHEFYDAYGWGTAEARLGPPSPAAIDRLDEVMGWLEWLEPDHRRLVWYRAERVPWKLLMRRFGRARSTLAAHWKSAIFQVVAVLNQGKRVRTF, encoded by the coding sequence ATGCGTGAGCAGAAATGGGATGCTCCAGCTGTAGCAAAACGGTTAGAAGAGGCAGCGTTCACGATGAAGCGGTTGCCTGTGAAGGGACTCAAGCCTGAGGAGGTTCGTTCTGCTTGGCCGGAGGTGATCCATGAATTTTACGATGCCTACGGTTGGGGTACGGCAGAGGCTAGGCTGGGACCTCCTTCCCCAGCTGCCATCGACCGCCTTGATGAGGTGATGGGGTGGTTGGAATGGCTTGAGCCGGATCATCGGCGCTTGGTTTGGTACCGTGCCGAAAGGGTGCCTTGGAAATTGCTCATGCGGCGATTTGGTCGCGCCAGATCAACGCTTGCAGCACATTGGAAGTCAGCCATTTTCCAAGTCGTGGCTGTGCTTAACCAAGGAAAACGTGTCCGGACGTTTTAG
- a CDS encoding crossover junction endodeoxyribonuclease RuvC has protein sequence MATQSLPHRGADGNGAVLALDLGTQMGWALYHPDGTITSGTVSFKLGRFEGGGMQWVRFKAWLAEMHFTSDVGQILFEEVRRHSGVGASHVYGGFLAHLTAWAESSEVPYQGVPVGTIKKHATGKGNASKAQVIHAMKRLGHNPADDNESDALALLHCVLGQGGTR, from the coding sequence ATGGCTACTCAGAGTTTGCCCCATCGGGGCGCAGATGGAAACGGGGCAGTTTTAGCCCTGGACCTTGGTACCCAGATGGGATGGGCGCTGTACCACCCCGATGGGACCATCACCAGCGGCACGGTGTCGTTCAAGCTGGGCCGGTTTGAAGGGGGTGGTATGCAATGGGTCAGGTTCAAAGCCTGGCTGGCTGAGATGCACTTCACCAGCGATGTAGGTCAGATCCTGTTCGAGGAGGTGCGCAGACACAGCGGGGTTGGGGCTTCACATGTCTATGGGGGATTCCTGGCCCATCTTACCGCATGGGCAGAAAGCTCAGAGGTGCCCTACCAGGGGGTGCCGGTTGGGACGATAAAAAAACACGCGACTGGCAAGGGCAACGCCAGCAAGGCCCAGGTTATCCATGCCATGAAGCGTCTGGGGCACAATCCAGCCGATGACAACGAGAGTGACGCACTTGCCCTTCTGCACTGCGTGCTAGGGCAGGGAGGCACGCGATGA